The Pseudopipra pipra isolate bDixPip1 chromosome 8, bDixPip1.hap1, whole genome shotgun sequence sequence AAGTTacaaaaaactgaaacaaagaaTATCATTTTAAGTAGTTTGAGACTCTCAGATAAATGAGTTCAGTGCTAACAATGACAATTAATTATATATTTGCTTTACTAAGCCTAAGAATGATCAAGAGCAGGGTCTGTATTTCTATAAAACTGGTCAGATTTCCTGAAACAAGCCCAGAGCAACCCAGTCTTGAGCAGCCAAAGAACACAGACAAGGGAAAGACAATACCAGATTAGGAAATACCTTTTCAAATTCCAGGGATGTGACAGTTTCTTGGTGAAAGCACAGGACACATCTTGAGAGCTTCTTTTTAACTCTGCTCCTGTGAAAGCAGCGGTGGAGCCACAAAGCTTTGTGGTTCAGCAGTGACTGGAGTTGGCATAAACCCCTAAAAATAATGACATTTGCTGGCTAGAAATAGTTGTAAGACAATGCACAACTCTTCTTTAAAGAAGGGTTTTCCATATCTAAACATCTCCACTACTTTTGGTTTGTcacagtttttatttaaataggaTCACACCATAAAAAACTCTCCAGTGAGCACTTGCTGTTCTTACACTGACTTTTTACTGATTTTGTGTCTCAAAATGCAGCCCCATATCTGAAAGCCCtactctgtattttttattttttactgttcCTTCACCTGCTCTAATCCTTTACTATCTTGTCCTTTCTAGAGCAATAAAACTCCAGGAgtcttctttttctattttcagaaCACTCATAGCAAGACAGGGAAGTAATTTGTGCTTATAAATCTCAAGACAACTAACTCTAGGGCATAAAAATGCAAACTACTGATGCCATCAGGAGATCGAAATTGGCTGCCATATAACCATATATTTTGTAAGTTCTAGCACAAACTACTTTGTTGATTTCTGGAAATTAGCTTTCCATGATTCCCTAGTAATTACCATGTATCTGAATGACCATTTTACTCTCCCTGTATTTTCAGCCACTGATATTTATTTCCTGTCACTGACTCTTAGTCATCATCAGCTGttacttttcatttctttaaaaccCCTAAGTATTTTCTTCTCAGATGCTTCAGCTTTTGTAAGGGCTCATCTTTTATCCCATTAAACCTCATACACCTGGCAATAAAAGTTCTCTCTAGACAGAAAGCCCTCATGTTGTAAAGGCAGAAGTAGGAATTCTGAGTGAAGCAGGTCCACAGTTTTAACAAGAATTTACAGACACCTGAGAGAATTTGTCTGAAAACTGGGTGTTTTAAAGTGAAGCCACAACACTGGCAGATTTACACACTGGAGAAGTTGTATAAAAACTCACGTAAGGGGAAATAacaaatcatttttttttccccttcagacATTAGCAACAGAAAAAGGTTAAAAACAACAGGTGCTTGTTTGCCTCCcatcttacatttttttccttacttgaTTATAAGTAGTTAATTACAGAGAGATGGCAACAAACTAAAAGTTCACTGCCAGTGAAGTAAAAAACTCCTCTTAAGATCTTCTTGCAGCTGTGGTGTTATGGAGAAATGGGACCCACCAGCTAATTACagccttgctttgcttttaaccTCGGTGATCAGAAGTGGCCTGCCAAGAGACATTCCCATTCCCAACAAATGCAAGAAATTACTTCTAGTCACCTAATGAAGACACAAGTCCAAATACACCCCCTGCATGGGTGGGCAGCTGTGGCTGGGGCttggttattttattttgaggtttttttcacattaatATGCAATCTGCCAGCAGCCCATAGAGGGCTGACAAATTGCCAGAGCACTCATtaacttccagggctggggatgaggccaagtcctgctgcagtggaATTTTTGCCACCAGCTTCAAGGGGACTAGAATTGAACTTGTTATCCATAAAACTGAGGATACATCAAGCAGTTCCTAAAACTGGCATAAGGAGGGAGTTGCTGCAGTGACCAGAGGGCAGTTATGGATATAAATGAACTGGTACTCATAAAACACATTGACCACTGCAGTACGACCTGGGGTAGAAATCTACCTTTGAAAAGAGATGGGAGGAAAGAACCTTCACACTTCAAAAGCTCCCAAATTTCCCCCAATGTCTTTCATGCTCTAGCAACTACTTTCTGGAGTGTAGGCTTGACAACTTCTACCCAGCCTTCAggttccctctctccagccccAGCATGCACATGAAGCTCTTTGCTCTTTTGGCCACAGGGACCTACTTTCATCATCATCAGATTTCCTACAGACCTGCTCAAGTTCTAATTTTAAGTATTGATTTGCTCAATCCTGTCCTTTCAGGACATCTTCCtatattttcattatgttttcaCCTCACTGTTCTCACTTCTACCTATGGAGGTTGTAAGGAAGTTATAGCCTCCAATAAGAGAAAATTGAACAGTTAATTTTGTGGAGTGAGAAAGCCCAGCCAGTTGCTAGagatacattttcttttattacattcccatttttcttctgacaCCATGAGAAactacacaaaaaaattaaaaattaaacaaaaaggCAACCAACTCCAAATACCTGTAAGAATAAGATAGTTACAATTTCTGTAACTGTCTTCTGTTTAAAAAGCTCTTTCCTGGAGCTGTTCTGTATCCATCAGCACCCCTCAAATGAGACCACCcctctttaaaaagaacaaacatgCACCCAAAAAAACACCTGAAGGCTGCCAATAGTGGAAGGAGTTTTGACACAGTCTGGGGACAATAAACTATTTAGCATTGTCTGGGCTTTTGACAAAAACTGTTCCAACATGAAAATTATCAACCAAGTTATCTACAGCTCTCTGAGTGTAcctcttattttcttcctccagaCTATTCTCAGCCTTCCGTTCATctattactttttcttcttacttATTGTCAAATAAAAGAATTTGACTTTTATCATTTTTACACAGGAAATATAAACCTGAAATACTATAATGAGCGTTCATTCATTTTTAAGTAGCCATTCTCAAGAATTGGAATTCTCTGTCCTCTTTCTCAGCTCCTGAAAGCCTGATGCAGGCTTTGGAAGACCTGGATTACCTGGCAGCCCTGGATAACGATGGAAACCTTTCTGAATTTGGAATTATTATGTCAGAATTTCCCCTGGACCCACAACTGTCCAAGTCACTCCTGGCCTCGTGTGAATTTGAGTGTGTGGATGAAATGCTCACCATCGCAGCCATGGTAACAGGTACCAGAAATCATGTCTTACTGCTTGCCTTGTGCCACCTGCCAAATCCATGTACTTTCCTTCCAAGTCTATCcacaaaagcaaatttttgttGTTCTCATCCTGCTTAttacaaatacattaaaatctTTGGCTGTTTTAAGTCTTGCCTTGGTGTGCAATGAAATATAAGTAATGACTCCATAAGAAGCATTCCATTTCCATGTTTCAGCTGCCTGACTGGGCTTCCACTCTTTTGACAGAAACATCCCTTCAAAATTAACTTTCTTATCCCATATTAATCTACATTTGTTACAGACAAAGTTAGGGGAATTTCTGATTACAAACAATATTGAACTGTTGACCTACAAAGAATTACTTTGTGAACTTGTCTCTCTACTTCAAGTATGTTATAAAACCAACATAACTTCGGACTCTCAGGTAGAAAGGACATAAACCCACAGGATATCAAGCTGCATTAATTGTTCTCCATATATTAATTGTTCTCCAACTTTATGCCCAAGCTGGGTTGATTTTTAACAGTGGCCCTAAACttgtaataaaatttttaagtacatgtaaaaaatgtaaaagattGAGCACAGGCACAacttagtttttaaaaagttcaaCCACCTCCAAAGACACAACAGAAGTGAAATGTACTGGGAGGCACAATTTTCAGTGTATAGGGGTAAATTAAGGCATTACAGCTGTAAATTTAGTTTCTTTCTATAATAAATAAACCATATGGATTCTGGCTAAATTGGATCATGCCACTATGAGGCATTTTTGGCAGCATTCTGGGAGAAAGCTGCTCACCTCCCTTTCTGTCTACAGCACACATTAACTCAACAAGAGACTGAGAGAAACCCTATTAAATAAACCCCTAGTGGGTTCAGCTCTTCAGCAGCTGGACACCAAAGGaaactgaggaagaaaaaaaccaacataaccactgtgttgatttttttccaagctcCTAATTGCTTCTTACACGCTCCTCCTGGGACAGAGGAGATCGCCCTGACCTGCTGGAGAAGGTTCTCCCACCCTGCAGGAGATCACTTTACTCTTATCAACATCTTCAATGCCTTCAAGGAAGTCAGTGCTAGCTCTACAAACCAAGGTGAGTGTGCCCATACCAAAAAGAAGCACATTGGGACCAGTTTGGAAAAGACAAGCCAAAAATCTGATCAGCTGTTGTCATAAACCCTTCCTGAATGATTCCTTCCAGAACTGCTGATTTGCAGGGAGAAACCTATGAGTAGCTACTGCTAACGAATATTAGTTTATTAACTAATTGAAAATAACCTAGGACAGCAGTCCCCATCCAACATGGATATGCAAGCACTGTTCCAGTAGTCATTTGAAGTGACACTGATGGTTCCCTCTGTAAAAGCCCAAATCCAGGTTTAAGATGTGAAAGGACATAAATAACAGCTCAGGAGGCCCTCGATTCCCTCAGCAGCCCAACAGTTCTGATGGTTTTTTGATAGCTGTCAACTCAAAGAAAAGCTAAGGGGAAAAATGGAAAGTAGTAAAGGTCACATTAGGAAACCAACTAAAAGCCAGGGgactgcacagcagcagcagctcttcacaGCATTTTCCTGTGCTCAAACGTCTTGCTCCAGGTCATTAAACCCAAGTCCAGTGCTTAGACCATGGAGGGATAAATCTGCACATAAATCTAAGTAAAACCCTCAGACAGGAAAGTAGGATTATTTCCCATTCAGTCATGCTGGATGCTGAAGGGAAGTCCAGGAAAACCAGTCCGTTTCCAGAATGCAGGGCCATCACCAGCACTACAGATGTGATTTCAGCTCCGTATCCTGGCCTGAATCCAGAAGGCCTGAAAAACAGAGCTGCTATTCATTCTCTTGAAAGCTGTTACTTTTAACAGACCAAATGAGGGATTTTATTCAGAAAGAAATAGTTTAAGTTCTATAAAACTAAGTGAGGATATCAGGAACTGCCCACTGACTTCACAAGGAACATCAGTGAGCCCAAGACATCTGTGTGGCTCATCACCAGAACTGCAGACAGTCCAGACACAGCTACTCCCTCCaaaatggttttaatttctcGCTCCACTCAGAGAGCATTTCAGAGCAGGATCTCTGTGGATTGTACCTATCAACAAGACTTTGCTTTGAGCCaaaatactggttttttttcctccccagagTCCAGCACTGAGAAGTGGTGTCGGGATTATTTCCTGAGCTGTCCTGCTCTGAGGATGGCAGGAATCATCAGAGCCGAGCTGGTGGAGATTATGAAGCGCATTGAACTCCCCATTTCACAACCAGACTTTGGATCAAAGGAAAATGCACTAAACATTAAGAAAGCTCTCTTATCTGGTTACTTCATGCACGTAAGGAAAAATACCGTGGTTTGATCTTGCTGCATTGTTAAATCATACAGAATGCTTTCAGAGAATTTAAGTTAGTGAAACCTCTTGGTCaccaaaaagaataaaagtcaTTTTTTCCATGGTGTATCAAACACTTCCACCCATTCCAACCTTTTCTCTGGAGTTCAGCTATcacagaataagaaaaaagcaATAAGAAAACTGTCAATATGACTTTCACTTAAAGAACTCTTTTACCTCAAAAAACTCTTCTACCTTGTAACATTCTCTTAaacattatttcctttttgaaggtGAAAATACCCTGGAAATAGAGAAATGACTTGAATATATTTAGGTGCACATAATACACAGCATCTCAGCCTAGTAAGATACTCTGATTGTAATTGTAAACATAAGCAAGATTAATTTATTctcactggaacaggttttccTTCACATCACTGTGCTTCATCTCAGCACAAGAATGACCCCTCCAAACTACACTATTTCAAGTGTCCTGCCACACATTGTATTTCAAAGTCCATGAAGAGTATATATCTTAAAGAATATATGTTTATGTTTTCACACAGACCCTTCAAAGCCAAGTTCAGACACTTATGCACTCACCTGCCCTCATCTGTTGCAGAGTTTCCTTTCAAATATACAGATGAACATTTTCTTTAAGCCTCATTTCATGGTATCCAGTCCCCAGCTTTCCCACACAAATTTGGGAAGAGGTTTAGCCTCTCCAGTTGAAAGTGTCTGAAGGCAagtttaatttctgattttaataTATTAGGCAAACACTGATCAATTGAGCAGTGGATGACTCcctgcattcttttttttttagattgcTCGTGATGTGGATGGCTCAGGGAACTACCTGATGTTGACACACAGACAAGTGGCCCAGCTCCATCCTTTCTCATCCTATTACAACACCAGAAGAATTCCTGAGTGGGTTTTATTCCACGAGTTCAGTCTCTCAGAAGACAATTCCATCCGAGTCGTCTCTGAAATATCACCTGATCTGTAAGTTAACAATGATGAAACtgcttcttccctcctgcctctaCCACAACATCATCACTTTGTGGGGATAAAAACCAACAAATCAGTAAAAGAGGCATAAGAGAAAAGGATAATCTCCATACTTAGTCAAGCAAGAGGAGATGGCATCACTGTAAGATGAAAAAATTGTTGCTTTTCACACTTTTTATATTCACTAGTGAATATATGTGggataaattttatttctttgttgcCAGAATTGTTCTGTCACTGTGTGTAGCTTTGCTTGATGGCTCCATTTTCCTTCAAAACACGCACTGCATTAAGGCTCAGAGCTACTAGAAAAGGGAAGATGTGTGATCTCAACCCTTACCATTATTTTTgggcaaaacaaaacatgatTTAAGTCAGCCTTCTGCATTTcccagcatgtgctgatctgTTCAGGTACTGAACTAAGTCTCAATAACTGCCACTGTAACTGTCATCaattgaaaaaaataccttATAAGTTGCAAAAGCTTCTCACAAagtaaaatacacagaaataaaatccaaagaGTTAACCAACCAGTGTACTCACAGACTAATCCAGCTCGAAATGTCTTTGTTCCCTGAAAACCTATTTTCCAGCAAATCTTTTTTTCAACATGTTTTCTGTACCCAGCCAGCTGAATCATCCTGTATCAACTCTCTACGGATTCAAGAGGCTACAGTCTTCCTGCTGCAAAAATCTCTTTACACCAAGAATATACATTTCCCTGTCCCATCTTTTCTATTTCCCATTTTTATAGGAGAGCCTTTTTCATAATGTTATTGAACCAGTATGTTCCAAACCAGGAAAATGACTATTTAATGCCATCTGCACCACTGAGAACTGAACAACAATCACCTCAAGTGAGGACTGAGTATATTAAATGCAAGTCTAATGAAAGCACAAAATACTACTACATCTTGCAGAGAATTTTGGTTTCTCACAGACAGGTTGGATTTTGGGTTGAAATACCAACTTTGCAGCTGTTATGCATCACCTTTTGCGTATGAGTGGAAATAGTTattcaaatatttcagaattcaATTAAAATTGAATTATGTTTTGTCTCATTTCCTCCCCAGATTCGCTGAGCTGGTACCTCAGTATTATTTTAGCAATCTTCCTCCTAGTGAAAGCAAGGATATTCTGCAGGAAGTGATCAATCACTTGTCACCTGTTTCAACCAcaaaggaagaacagaaaactACCAATgacaacaaagaaaacaaggaatttCCCACTGAGGCTCCCACTGAACAGAGATGTGCCATTCAGTGATTTCAGACTGAACTATGACATAGTGGACAACtacaaataaaagcaatatATGCAAAGTACATCCCCACCTTAACACATGTAATTATTTCAAACTTTTGACAGAAATGTATTTGACAGAAGAAACgcaaagaaaaagcacttttctCAACAAAAGGAGTTGCATCCATTATTTCATAACAAAAACACATGACTTAATTTTGGTTAAAAATACACTGAGCAGATCTTCAAGTTTTCTTTTGACACTGGGATTTTATTGACTGCTTGATGACGATACCAAAGTAAAATCggatgaaacattttaaaaatattaatttgatgGCTGTTTTTAGGAGCACAGGGGAGGCATTTGAGTGGAACAAAACCGTTACCACCAAGTCTCGTGTGGAAAATATTGCCAAGTCAGAGTTCTGCAAGGGCTGCCTTACAAAAACCTGGTGTTTGCAGGGGAGCTCAGAGTGAGAGGTAGTCTTTGAGTTTCTCCATAATGGCATTCATTCCATCAGCTGGAACTACCATAACAGTCCTCAAAGGCTTCATTGGTACATCATCAAAGGACCATCTGCCACCCAGGCAGGTGTCGCTTTCCTCTTGCACAGAGTAGTTGAACTTCAGGAGGGCTTTCTGAACGACACAAATAAAAGCATTCAGGTTAAAATTCTTCATTAGCATGAAGACAATACATCAcctaaacaaagcaaaaataatgaaCCTATTATGCCATGCTTATTAAGAAGTTTTCTCCCATCTCAAAAGGTCCACCCAAAAAAACTCCGCTATTAAGCGTTTTAAACTATCTGCTTTTCACAGGATTTATATGATTCATATTAAATTCTAAAATGACTGCTATCATTACAGTTTAGGATCAGAAAAATTACCTAagacagagggggaaaaaaaaaaaatcagtgtccCCTTTATACTCTTACTGTGCCTTATTTCAGGTCGTTTTAAGGCAGCACCTCATTCCATACAATCACATGAAGAAAGGCCAATCCTTAGAAGCTATTGTGCAACTAACAGGGATCTTGGACAGGAAAATCAGGTTCTTAATAGACCTTCAACCCTGGAACAAGAGCAAACCACCATGTAATTCTGAGAATTAGCCAAAACCCAGATAAAAGGGACAGCAGGAGAATGCAGGTGGAACTGAGCCTGCACTAAAGATGATGGATTGGTGTGGACAACATCTGGAAGGCCTGAGGCTGTGAGAAGGCTCTGCTCCCTTCATAGCCTACTCTTAAAACTGCTCAGAGTGCTAAAAATTAACATATCTGCAAGGATATGAGGAACAGTAATTCCCCTCTTTCACACTGCCAGTAGAAATCAATATTAAGGGCACGGGTACCAATATGAATCCTGAAGAGAGTTTCAAAAAGCTCTTGGAAAGGTTGGAGCCACTGGAAGACATATTTGTGCTTCTCCAAACAGGCAGGTGTTTATAATgtgtattatttcttttcagggATATATATACTGCATACAAAGTCCCTTTTTATTAGCTTTACTAGACAAAATACCTGATGGATAAGGAATATGTATCTAAGAAATGTTTCTAGTTTTCCCACAAGTCAGATTAAGGAGTATGAGCTGAACCATTTAGTAGAAAAACTTCCCTAACCACTTCCCTTTGCAGGGAAAGTTAAAATCCAGTCTCCTTTTAGGTTTGCTTCCCACTAACAGTATCTCAAGgctgtaaatttaatttttgaagaaCCACCATGTTAAATGAGGGGCTTTGCTCAAGAACAATATGAGCAATGGAAGCCCTAAATCTTTAATCAATTCCAAGTCTGGTTATAATAGATTTCCTGGTTATAATTTTAAGGAACAGAATAAAGCCCAGGGAACTGCCAAGTGGAAAAAGGCTTCTCTCTGTTTTATATGGCAGCAAGTGTCTGCCTCATCACATTTAATACTATTTTATGGCAATCTAATTAACCTTCTGTGTGATCAGGGAGGACATATACTCCAACACTAATTTAACATACACACAATCTTAAATGCAGAGACCCTACTTCATCTAACACCCTCCATAatgtttaaaatgcattttttttttttaagactgttaaaaaaagaaaagcactttcAGTTTGAGTCCACCCACTTGAGCCGAAAATGACTGCAATTTACTTGAAAGCACACAATTAATTAGCCTTTAGAATGGCAGCCAAAATAACAAAGCAGAGAGGAACACAGCCCTCCTGGAATGTGACACCCAGGGACACAGGGGCATCACACGCTGCTCCCTGTCAGCTTCTCAACAACACAGAGAGCTCAGGTTCAGCTGCTGTGGCAggaacacagaaagaaaatcccCAACTTGTTACTGCACATGAGGCAACAACATTTCCTGTGGCTAAGAATGAATTCCCCCACTTACATGTTCCTTCTTCccaagaaataaaattacagcCCTACCACAGCCTCTCACTGAGAGTCATGAATGATCACACACAGCAACCCTGGCCATTAACCACACAGTGCATGTGCAAGGACTTCATCCTGTAGGCACtgccagaaatgaaaaataatggtCCCTTGACAAAGCAATAATATTGTAGAATAGGATTTTTaaagcttgggaaaaaaaaccaccacacgATAAAAAATTCCTTGCATTTCAAAGCAcgtttttaatttaatttcctgcATCTTCCCCTCACCTGATTTGGCTTGGGACCAGAACTGTGTGGACAGATTGCCTTAGGAGATAGGAAGTAATATTTTCATCTCAGTATTTTAGCACTTTTTATTAATATACTTGCCTTGAGTAGAAGAgatagaaaagggaaataagagCTACTTGTTTGGATCTTCAGAAGTTTTTTATTCTGAGCATTTTTTGAAAGTAACAGAAAGTGAccagaaggaaacacaaatcAATACACAAAAATAGCTTGATTGCTCATCTCTCAACACTACTCTAAAAAACCCTGGATTTAATTTAGAAGGAGTTATGATCATATCTTGTTAAAAGCTCCTCTTAAATTTAAGGTAACACACCTTTTTCGGTGAtccataaagaaaaattaacatctTAAATTAAAAGTATCACGTGTTACCTCATGAAAGAATTCTTCCTCTGCATTTGCAAACATTAATTCCTCCTTTTGCTgatttctcccttccctcctcttaGAATTACTCTTTGTGGCTTCTGTGAAGGTTTTGCTGATAAGAAGATAATAGTGGCACTTCCCACAAGGTTTGTTTGTTCTCTGTGCCTCAGTCAGCTCTTTcctaaagataaataaatatttacacatttaaaaacatgtttacATACACAATTTAAATCCTAAACAAGTATATAATAAACCTTATATTGCATTAGTATAGCAAGGATATTCATATTGCAGCCTATTATTTTATGAGTgcctcagaaaataaattttgcatGTTTATTCCTAGTACATAAATACACTATTTGCactttaaaacaataaaagtaCTGATGTCTTTCCACACCTCACAAGATAACCTTTTCTTTCCGGAATCTTGTTCATGGTAGACAGTCTGTGAAGTGATTCTAAGTGCAACTCTCCTTAAAAATACATCACATTATCACTTCCATGAGGAATTATaactgaaaacactgaaaataactCTTGCCCAACCTTATGTTAAATATGTTGTCACTGAAACACTCCAAAACCTTTAGGAGAAAGAGGCTGAAATCTGAATTTCAGCTGTCACAAGTGCTGTATTTGTGGTGACTTCAAAGTTAAGCCTCCAAGcacctcatttttttcctctaaaaaccTTCCTGACCAACCCTACCTTACACATCCAAGTTAAAATTCCTTAAAGGTCTCCTTAATTGCTTAAATGAGCCTGTCCCTCAATCTAAATGCTCCATTCCAGAGCCAGGCACTAACACATGAGAAGAAACATCCAAGTTGCTCCTAATCAGCACTCTATAAAAAgttctcatttttaaattttcccaGATCAATATGAAAATAATCTGCAATACAAACTAAACACAGCTAAATATAAGCTACACACAGCTATTCCTGTAGTAGAAACGCACATATTCTTAAATTATACcctcttttttgtgttttgtttatatttttaaaaattttttctattttaaagtaCAAAGAGTTTCCCAAGCCTAAAgatataaagaaaatttaaaaattaactgaagACCTTATATGagattaaaacaattttttctgttcctgCCTTACTTACACCTGTAGTACCACCTGTCTTAACATAGCTCCATATAAGAAATATGAAGTACTATTCAACATTgtgtcagaaaaaaacacccaacaaacttactggagctgctggtgcatGGGCAGAGCAATCTGGGGTGGAACATTGATGAATCTTTCACTGAGTATGAGGCCCACAGGCTTTGCACAGTCACTCAGGAGTTTACTCAGTTGTTCCACCACATGTTGGTCACAGCTCTTCTCGCAGCGACTCAGAACCAGCTCTTTGATTTGCTCAGCACACTGTGTACCCTGCAATCAAAAGGTGTATTTTCTTTACCTTGCAGAAGGACTATTTACACAAGAAAACCTTGAATGTCTCCTTCAAGGGGATTTCCTGCAGGCCTGGTGGCAATTTCCTCGAGCAGCCTCCGAAGCACTAAACTAAATTCCTCTGAAATCGTTCAGCAGCCCTGAAGCTGAGGGCAAACAAAGGTTGGCAGCTGATGGGAACACAAGAGCACTCCACAGCAAAACTCCAAACAGAGGAGGATCGAAGTGGAGAAACACAAGTGACTGACAGCTCAGTCACCCTGGAATTACTGGATTTAGTTTTCACTCTTTGACCTTCAGCAAGTTActacaaccaaaaaaaaaaaaaatctaagtcaCATGTGACTTATGACCCCACGCTGGAATTCAAAATCCTGATCCAGCTGTCCAGGCTTGTCACACAGGGCAGAAAGCAGGATGCAGCCTCATTTATCACTAACTAGATGTTAATGAGGAATAC is a genomic window containing:
- the BCCIP gene encoding BRCA2 and CDKN1A-interacting protein — encoded protein: MATPAKRRAPQDRPGSDSGSESGSAGSDGSEGSDSEEPIDEEVNIEFEAHSISDNDYNGIKKLLQQLFLKATVNTAELTDILIQQNHIGSIIKQAEVQEDSSDDDDDDDDDEVFGFISCLNLTERKGTQCAEQIKELVLSRCEKSCDQHVVEQLSKLLSDCAKPVGLILSERFINVPPQIALPMHQQLQKELTEAQRTNKPCGKCHYYLLISKTFTEATKSNSKRREGRNQQKEELMFANAEEEFFHEKALLKFNYSVQEESDTCLGGRWSFDDVPMKPLRTVMVVPADGMNAIMEKLKDYLSL